One Agrobacterium tumefaciens genomic window carries:
- a CDS encoding YsnF/AvaK domain-containing protein: MTYSETTSSYGASSSNTVTAFFENRSDADAAVERLVEAGIARDGIRVVAGKESTTSTEVASEHKGFWEKLEDFFFPDEDRAVYSEGLRRGGYLVTVSNVTAASYDKVIDILDDEGSIDLDQRAESWRSEGWNQQETVSSYGASANRASATGTAALEAGREEVIPVVEEELRVGKRDLNHGRVRVRSYVVENPVSEQVSLRDENVSIERRAVDRPVTGTENAFVDRTIEAEEHHEEAVVSKDARVVEEIALRKTAEQREETINDSVRHTEVEVEDERSDRIVRKD; this comes from the coding sequence ATGACCTACAGCGAAACCACATCGTCATACGGCGCCTCTTCGTCTAACACCGTGACGGCCTTCTTCGAAAACCGCAGCGATGCGGATGCCGCCGTCGAACGCCTTGTCGAAGCCGGGATTGCCCGCGACGGCATTCGCGTCGTCGCCGGCAAGGAGTCTACAACCTCGACTGAAGTTGCCTCCGAGCACAAGGGCTTTTGGGAGAAGCTGGAAGACTTCTTCTTTCCCGACGAGGACCGCGCCGTCTATTCCGAAGGTCTTCGCCGCGGTGGCTATCTTGTGACGGTCAGCAACGTCACCGCCGCCTCTTATGACAAGGTGATCGATATCCTCGATGACGAGGGCAGCATCGATCTCGATCAGCGCGCAGAGAGCTGGCGCTCGGAAGGGTGGAACCAGCAGGAGACCGTGAGTTCGTATGGCGCCTCCGCCAATCGTGCCAGCGCAACCGGAACGGCAGCTCTGGAGGCCGGCCGTGAAGAGGTTATCCCGGTGGTCGAGGAAGAGCTTCGCGTCGGCAAGCGTGACCTCAATCATGGCCGCGTGCGTGTCCGTTCTTACGTGGTCGAAAATCCTGTCAGCGAACAGGTATCGCTGCGCGACGAAAACGTCAGCATCGAGCGCCGCGCCGTCGATCGCCCGGTGACTGGAACGGAAAACGCCTTCGTCGACCGCACGATTGAGGCAGAAGAGCACCATGAAGAGGCTGTCGTCTCGAAGGATGCGCGCGTTGTCGAAGAGATCGCGCTGCGCAAGACCGCCGAGCAGCGCGAGGAGACCATCAACGATAGCGTCCGCCATACCGAGGTGGAAGTCGAAGACGAGCGGTCCGATCGTATTGTCCGCAAGGACTAA
- a CDS encoding L,D-transpeptidase family protein — MQNAFRYFSLTAALTLCSPAFAAPIDAQAVNTAAIASLPIEAPAEKQTEPNPAIVHLQVLLDRAGSSPGVIDGYFGDNLTKAIAGFEALQRLPVDGKLDPDVLGRLTDDAPAIQAYAIIQEDSKDIVESIPKDYAEQARMEHLGYTSIAEKLAERFHMHIALIKALNPTAAFKPGETIAVAIPGAARTGSVKRIEVHRKLAQVFAFADDSSLLAVYPATIGSEDSPSPTGTHKVKGVSRMPTYTYNPKINFQQGNNKKILELPSGPNGPVGTVWIDLTEPTYGIHGTPEPELIGKVGSHGCVRLANWDVEELAGMVKPGVMVEFVE; from the coding sequence ATGCAGAATGCCTTTCGGTACTTTTCACTGACCGCCGCTCTAACGCTCTGTTCCCCAGCCTTTGCAGCGCCGATCGACGCACAAGCCGTCAATACCGCGGCGATCGCGTCCCTTCCGATCGAGGCGCCGGCGGAAAAACAGACCGAGCCCAATCCCGCCATCGTGCATCTGCAGGTCCTGCTCGACCGGGCTGGTTCATCGCCGGGCGTCATCGACGGGTATTTCGGCGACAACCTGACGAAAGCGATCGCCGGCTTCGAGGCGCTTCAACGTCTGCCAGTGGATGGGAAGCTCGATCCCGACGTATTGGGCCGCTTGACCGATGATGCCCCGGCCATCCAGGCCTATGCCATCATTCAGGAAGACAGCAAGGATATCGTCGAGAGCATTCCGAAAGACTATGCCGAACAGGCCAGGATGGAGCATCTCGGCTACACCAGCATTGCGGAGAAGCTGGCCGAGCGGTTCCACATGCATATCGCGCTGATCAAGGCCCTCAATCCGACGGCGGCCTTCAAGCCGGGCGAAACGATCGCTGTCGCCATTCCCGGCGCTGCCAGGACCGGATCGGTCAAGCGGATCGAGGTTCATCGCAAACTGGCGCAGGTTTTCGCTTTTGCCGACGACAGCTCGCTGCTCGCGGTCTATCCAGCGACGATCGGCAGCGAGGATTCACCCTCTCCAACCGGGACACACAAGGTCAAGGGCGTGTCGCGAATGCCGACGTACACCTACAATCCGAAGATCAATTTTCAGCAGGGCAACAACAAGAAAATCCTTGAGCTGCCGAGCGGGCCGAACGGTCCTGTGGGTACCGTGTGGATCGACCTGACGGAGCCGACCTACGGCATACACGGCACGCCTGAACCGGAACTGATAGGCAAGGTTGGATCGCATGGATGTGTTCGGCTGGCCAACTGGGACGTCGAGGAACTGGCCGGCATGGTCAAGCCGGGCGTCATGGTCGAATTTGTCGAGTAG
- a CDS encoding response regulator: protein MHRKTSALTGNRMLGLERNALIGAATAIFFFVISTALTVYTVQNVRDSNARVTQTHGLVVALDLLLIDIQDAETGLRGFLLTSEEAYLAPYHRALPQVQSRMDTISSAATAEMRERGSVEELRAFVSSKLEVMALTLEVFQTRGSVEALTLVKSDRGRSDMDGIRNVISQLRNEAGEERSQRLEEMNASYIIAWASALASGLLGIVLTLAISALVRKSTLAQKREQWLRDAQLGLAASVSGEQQIAKLGENILGFLTNYLGAVAGAIYVENAGRFHRMAVHGVPADVILPTSFGQNDSLFGHVLRDHRPIAVGEVPDGYINFGSALGQQKPRYLALAPAIVEGDIRGVFELGFLSPISDQTLVLLEQVSELIAVAIRSAEFRTRLQALLEETQRQSEELQVQGEELRVSNEELEEQGRALREQQTRLEQQQAELEQTNSQLEEQAEELERQRDNLERSKDAIEAKAKEVELASRYKSDFLANMSHELRTPLNSSLILAKLLADNSEGNLTAQQIQFAQTIQSSGNDLLNLINDILDLSKIEAGHVEINPEAVSIERTVNGLRHMFEPLATNKGLQLNVSVEAGVPAVIQTDPQRLEQVLKNLLANALKFTEKGSVSLAVSRHGDNQLAFAIKDSGIGIAEEQQKRIFEAFHQADSTISRKFGGTGLGLSISRELVRLLGGRFRLESKLGQGSTFTIVIPAEFDSALVQAPKQDFAPPVASAAEPVLRAEAETIAQKPKAVAIVDDDRAASEPTARKLLIVEDDQSFALILRDLARELKFQALVAGTAQEALELAHQYLPNAILLDVGLPDQSGLSVLDRLKRDVRTRHIPIHILSAEDYSDRALSLGAVGYALKPVQRDHLVSMIESLGAKAEQTLRRVLIVEDNAVQRDALSKLLWSHDVETVGAGTAAECISLLAEQTFDCMVLDLSLPDTSGFALLETLSEAGMHSFPPVIVYTGRVLSSEEEQRLRRYSKSIIIKGAKSPERLLDEVTLFLHQVVSELPDEQQQMIRKARNRDELLEGRRILIVEDDVRNVYALTNILEPRGVIVDIARNGEEALEKLEQSITNPDGRIDLVLMDVMMPVMDGLTATRHIRKNSAWQKLPIITLTAKAMPDDQKRCIEAGANDYMAKPLDVEKLLSLVRVWMPQ from the coding sequence ATGCACAGAAAAACATCCGCACTTACAGGCAACAGAATGCTCGGTCTGGAGCGAAATGCCCTCATCGGCGCAGCGACCGCGATCTTCTTTTTCGTCATCAGCACCGCGCTAACCGTTTACACAGTCCAGAACGTCAGAGACAGCAATGCGAGAGTGACGCAAACGCATGGTCTTGTGGTGGCGCTCGACCTGCTTTTGATCGACATACAAGATGCAGAAACGGGATTACGTGGCTTTCTCCTGACCTCTGAGGAGGCCTATCTTGCGCCATATCACCGTGCCCTCCCACAGGTTCAGAGCCGAATGGACACAATCAGCTCGGCTGCCACAGCCGAGATGCGCGAACGTGGGAGTGTCGAGGAACTCCGAGCGTTTGTCTCGTCCAAACTTGAAGTGATGGCGCTAACACTGGAGGTCTTCCAGACACGAGGGTCCGTCGAAGCGTTGACCCTTGTAAAATCAGACCGCGGCCGCAGCGACATGGACGGCATCCGCAACGTCATCTCCCAACTGCGTAACGAGGCTGGTGAAGAGCGGAGCCAGCGCCTTGAGGAGATGAATGCGTCATACATTATTGCCTGGGCGAGCGCGCTAGCTTCGGGGCTGCTTGGCATCGTCCTGACCCTCGCGATCTCCGCACTGGTGAGAAAATCCACTCTGGCGCAGAAGCGCGAACAGTGGTTGCGGGATGCACAATTGGGCTTGGCTGCATCCGTCAGCGGTGAGCAGCAAATCGCGAAACTTGGCGAAAACATCCTGGGCTTCCTCACCAACTATCTCGGTGCCGTTGCAGGTGCCATTTATGTCGAAAATGCCGGCCGCTTTCATCGCATGGCCGTCCACGGCGTACCTGCAGACGTGATCCTGCCTACGAGCTTTGGCCAAAACGACAGCTTGTTCGGCCATGTGTTGCGGGATCACCGTCCGATCGCGGTTGGCGAGGTTCCGGATGGCTATATCAACTTCGGCTCGGCTCTTGGACAGCAGAAGCCACGTTATCTCGCCTTGGCGCCTGCGATCGTTGAAGGGGACATAAGAGGCGTTTTCGAACTCGGCTTCCTGTCTCCCATCAGCGATCAGACGTTAGTTCTTCTTGAACAGGTCTCAGAGCTGATTGCTGTCGCCATCCGATCAGCGGAATTCAGAACCCGCCTCCAGGCTCTTTTGGAAGAGACCCAGCGGCAATCGGAAGAGCTGCAGGTGCAGGGCGAGGAGCTGCGCGTTTCCAACGAAGAGCTCGAAGAACAGGGGCGCGCGCTTCGCGAACAGCAAACCCGCCTGGAACAGCAGCAGGCGGAACTCGAACAGACCAACTCCCAGCTTGAAGAACAGGCGGAGGAACTGGAACGGCAGCGCGACAATCTGGAACGGTCAAAGGACGCAATCGAAGCCAAGGCAAAGGAAGTGGAACTTGCCAGCCGCTACAAATCGGACTTCCTGGCGAACATGTCGCATGAGCTGCGCACACCACTCAACTCTTCGCTCATCCTTGCCAAACTTCTGGCCGACAATTCCGAAGGCAATCTAACGGCACAGCAGATCCAGTTCGCCCAGACGATCCAGTCTTCGGGCAATGACCTCCTGAATCTGATCAATGACATTCTCGACCTCTCCAAGATCGAGGCGGGCCATGTCGAGATAAATCCGGAAGCGGTGTCCATCGAACGGACCGTCAACGGACTGCGCCACATGTTCGAACCGCTCGCAACCAACAAGGGCCTCCAGCTCAACGTCTCCGTGGAGGCCGGCGTGCCGGCCGTCATCCAGACCGATCCGCAGCGCCTGGAGCAGGTGTTGAAGAACCTTTTGGCGAATGCCCTGAAGTTTACGGAGAAGGGCAGTGTGTCGCTCGCGGTCAGCCGTCACGGCGACAATCAACTGGCCTTTGCGATCAAGGACAGCGGCATCGGGATTGCCGAAGAACAGCAGAAGCGGATCTTCGAGGCCTTCCATCAGGCAGACAGCACCATCAGCCGCAAGTTCGGTGGCACCGGGCTCGGGCTTTCGATCTCCCGCGAACTAGTGCGCCTGCTCGGCGGCCGCTTCCGGCTGGAGAGCAAGCTCGGCCAAGGCAGCACGTTTACCATCGTCATTCCGGCCGAGTTCGACAGTGCGCTGGTCCAGGCTCCGAAACAGGATTTTGCCCCGCCCGTCGCGTCCGCTGCAGAACCCGTCTTGCGCGCTGAAGCAGAGACCATTGCACAAAAGCCGAAGGCAGTCGCAATCGTCGATGACGACCGTGCAGCATCCGAGCCGACGGCCCGCAAGCTGCTGATTGTCGAGGACGATCAATCCTTTGCACTCATCCTGCGCGATCTCGCCCGTGAGCTGAAGTTCCAGGCGCTCGTAGCCGGAACCGCTCAAGAAGCCCTGGAACTCGCCCATCAGTATCTGCCGAACGCCATCCTGCTCGATGTCGGTCTTCCGGATCAATCCGGCCTCTCGGTGCTTGACCGCCTGAAGCGTGACGTGCGGACGCGCCATATTCCGATCCACATCCTCTCCGCCGAAGATTATTCCGACCGGGCTCTCTCATTGGGCGCCGTCGGCTACGCGCTGAAGCCCGTACAACGCGATCACCTGGTGTCGATGATCGAGTCCCTAGGCGCGAAAGCCGAACAAACGCTGCGGCGCGTGTTGATCGTTGAAGATAACGCCGTTCAACGGGACGCTCTGTCGAAACTCCTGTGGTCGCATGACGTCGAAACGGTGGGGGCCGGGACTGCGGCAGAGTGCATCTCGTTGCTGGCTGAACAGACCTTCGACTGCATGGTGCTGGATCTGTCGTTACCAGATACATCCGGCTTTGCGCTTCTGGAAACGTTGAGCGAAGCGGGCATGCATTCCTTCCCGCCTGTCATCGTCTACACCGGACGCGTTCTCTCGTCCGAAGAAGAACAGAGACTTCGCCGTTACTCGAAATCTATCATCATCAAGGGTGCAAAATCGCCGGAGCGTCTTCTCGACGAAGTTACCCTCTTCCTGCACCAGGTGGTCTCCGAGCTGCCGGACGAGCAGCAGCAAATGATCCGCAAAGCGCGCAATCGCGATGAACTGCTGGAAGGGCGCCGCATTCTGATCGTCGAGGACGACGTGCGCAACGTCTACGCCCTGACCAACATCCTCGAACCACGCGGGGTGATCGTCGATATCGCCAGAAACGGCGAGGAGGCGCTGGAAAAACTGGAGCAATCGATAACAAACCCAGACGGGCGGATCGATCTGGTTTTGATGGATGTAATGATGCCGGTCATGGATGGCCTCACCGCTACCCGCCACATCCGCAAGAACTCAGCATGGCAGAAGTTGCCGATCATCACCTTGACGGCAAAGGCCATGCCGGACGACCAGAAGCGCTGCATCGAAGCCGGCGCCAATGACTACATGGCAAAGCCGCTTGACGTCGAAAAGCTTCTGTCTCTCGTGCGCGTCTGGATGCCGCAATGA
- a CDS encoding CheR family methyltransferase encodes MTETFEKVEDIEIRLLLEALYHRYHYDFRSYAMSSIRRRLRQAREQLGFATISAMQERVLHHPEMLDDMLRFLTVQVSEMFRDPSYFAAIREKVVPHLRTYPSLKIWIAGCSSGEELYSFVILFREEGLEERTLFYATDINPEALAQAEAGIYDIERVRLFTENHRDSGGKGSLSDYYTTGYNRCILDKSLRRNVVFSDHSLVTDQVFGEMHLVSCRNVMIYFDRDLQDRAVGLFRDALPRNGFLGLGSKETLRFSAHADGFREFVRDEKIYQRIGS; translated from the coding sequence ATGACGGAGACGTTCGAAAAGGTGGAGGATATAGAGATCCGGCTGCTGCTGGAGGCGCTTTATCATCGCTACCACTATGACTTTCGCAGCTACGCCATGTCGTCGATCCGGCGGCGGTTGCGCCAGGCACGCGAACAGTTGGGCTTTGCGACCATCTCAGCCATGCAGGAGCGCGTCCTTCATCATCCCGAGATGCTTGACGACATGCTCCGCTTCCTTACGGTCCAGGTCAGCGAGATGTTTCGCGACCCGTCCTACTTCGCGGCGATCCGGGAGAAGGTCGTTCCGCATCTTCGCACTTACCCCTCCTTGAAGATCTGGATTGCCGGATGCAGTTCGGGCGAAGAGCTCTATTCCTTTGTCATCCTTTTTCGCGAGGAAGGGCTTGAGGAGCGAACCCTCTTTTATGCGACGGATATCAATCCAGAGGCCCTCGCCCAGGCGGAAGCCGGAATTTATGACATCGAACGGGTCAGATTGTTCACCGAGAACCATCGTGACTCCGGCGGCAAGGGATCTTTGTCTGACTATTACACGACGGGCTACAACCGGTGCATCCTGGACAAAAGCCTGCGGCGCAATGTCGTGTTCTCAGATCATAGTCTTGTGACGGACCAGGTCTTTGGTGAGATGCATCTGGTCTCCTGCCGGAACGTCATGATCTATTTCGACCGGGATCTCCAGGACAGGGCTGTCGGTCTTTTCCGGGATGCGCTGCCACGCAACGGCTTTCTCGGGCTGGGCTCGAAGGAAACACTGCGGTTTTCGGCACACGCCGATGGCTTCCGGGAGTTCGTCCGAGATGAGAAGATCTATCAGAGGATCGGCTCGTGA
- a CDS encoding helix-turn-helix transcriptional regulator translates to MPIDNIDLRSVPNHRFFGKNDIIERLRRAVPFDYIFISGLDVDHYRFGNGFSIDTDLPPGYVEAYHADRLYAEDPFVAAAKAAKSVVVEHEVYAEHSPPQRLLYLQRTFGVHNRTLFPIARESVTYGAVGVTRATPFDDEELTFLSLVAETIHTVVTKPLMEKFAAEHLRLSKGEMACLSQASLGLTSDGIAKATGYQVDTVNSYVKSAVKKLGASNRTQAIAEAIRRRLIA, encoded by the coding sequence ATGCCGATTGACAATATCGACCTGCGTTCTGTTCCCAATCACCGCTTTTTCGGGAAGAACGACATTATCGAAAGACTGCGCCGTGCCGTCCCGTTCGACTACATCTTCATCTCTGGTCTTGACGTCGACCACTACCGCTTCGGAAACGGCTTCTCGATCGACACGGACCTTCCCCCTGGTTACGTGGAAGCCTATCACGCTGACCGCTTATACGCCGAGGACCCTTTTGTTGCGGCCGCCAAAGCGGCGAAATCGGTGGTGGTCGAGCACGAGGTCTATGCCGAGCACTCGCCGCCACAGCGCTTGCTGTATCTTCAGCGCACATTCGGCGTACACAATAGGACCCTTTTCCCAATCGCGCGCGAGAGCGTCACATACGGAGCGGTTGGCGTTACCAGGGCCACGCCGTTCGATGACGAGGAACTGACCTTCCTCTCGCTGGTTGCTGAAACGATCCACACCGTCGTCACGAAGCCGCTGATGGAAAAGTTCGCAGCCGAACACTTGCGCCTCTCCAAAGGCGAGATGGCGTGTCTGTCTCAGGCAAGTCTCGGTTTGACCAGCGATGGGATAGCCAAGGCCACCGGGTATCAGGTCGATACCGTCAACAGCTACGTCAAGTCGGCGGTCAAGAAGCTCGGAGCCTCGAACAGAACTCAGGCAATCGCGGAGGCGATCAGACGACGGTTGATTGCCTAA
- a CDS encoding helix-turn-helix transcriptional regulator, protein MERNELLALQGLAHSPQRHARKLSGFTVEYLQPELGAAFSYDWTSDLHYHDIVLEDGGIRAGDGLEDNRRDLRHTLTYVPRGARVTGWSELQRRNNSFAAIYLDPAAIRQELDTRFAEHVDEKVYYRSDEVAGYLRQWAGLLKRDHSDALYEEALGLITILAIHKATMPALRQPPPLGRAPLALIDEFIEENLGSDLSLSSLAALAGLSRFHFSRAFKASTGETPYQHVLRRRMERARLLLAAGEMPIDEIASRLGFQDSAYFQRTFKSWVGMSVKEFRDRM, encoded by the coding sequence ATGGAACGAAATGAGTTGCTTGCCCTTCAGGGGTTGGCCCATTCGCCGCAACGTCACGCAAGGAAGCTCAGCGGCTTCACGGTGGAGTACCTTCAACCAGAGTTGGGTGCTGCTTTCAGTTACGACTGGACGAGCGACCTCCATTACCATGACATTGTCCTGGAAGATGGGGGCATACGTGCAGGGGATGGATTGGAGGACAACCGCCGTGACCTCCGCCACACGCTGACTTATGTCCCGCGGGGTGCACGCGTCACTGGCTGGTCCGAACTCCAAAGGCGGAACAACTCGTTCGCAGCTATCTATTTAGATCCGGCAGCTATCCGGCAGGAGCTGGACACTCGCTTCGCCGAACATGTCGATGAAAAGGTTTATTACCGAAGCGACGAAGTCGCGGGATACCTGCGCCAATGGGCCGGCCTGCTAAAGCGAGATCATTCTGATGCTCTATACGAAGAAGCATTGGGCCTGATCACGATCTTGGCGATCCACAAAGCAACAATGCCGGCATTGAGACAGCCGCCGCCCCTTGGCAGAGCGCCTCTGGCTCTGATCGACGAGTTTATCGAGGAGAACCTTGGCTCAGATCTCAGCCTATCGAGCCTTGCTGCACTCGCGGGCCTAAGTCGGTTCCATTTCAGCAGGGCCTTCAAGGCGTCCACCGGAGAGACCCCATACCAGCACGTGCTCCGACGTCGAATGGAAAGGGCACGATTGCTCTTGGCCGCAGGAGAAATGCCCATCGACGAAATCGCCAGCAGGCTGGGCTTTCAGGATAGCGCGTATTTCCAAAGGACTTTCAAATCATGGGTTGGAATGAGTGTGAAAGAGTTCAGGGACCGGATGTAG
- a CDS encoding hybrid sensor histidine kinase/response regulator, which translates to MNTDVKFLLVDDLPENLLSLEALLQRDELMLLKARSGDEALELLLQHDVALALIDVQMPGLNGFELAELMRGNERTRRVPIIFVTAGTHTAERRFQGYEAGAVDFIQKPIEPDILRSKAEIFAELYRQRKMISEQRDLLEAQTRALQLADKRKNEFIGVLVHELRNPLAALNGGLKLLSRKPDAGKVEQIHGLMHQQMDHIIRLVDDLLDVSRITQGKINLVKSDFDLRDAIHSALDMTKEAIEERNHALSINVPDQPCMMFADKVRLTQCVSNLVNNAAKYTPMGGQIEVALELLPRTYRISVTDNGLGLSAEAAGAIFRMFEQVEEHRNHAHGGLGIGLALVKQLMELHGGDVSVWSDGPGLGSVFTLELPIQAAIAP; encoded by the coding sequence ATGAACACTGACGTCAAATTCCTCTTGGTTGACGACCTTCCAGAGAACCTGCTTTCTCTGGAAGCTCTGCTACAACGCGACGAGCTGATGCTATTGAAGGCGCGGTCCGGCGATGAGGCTCTCGAGCTTCTGCTCCAACATGATGTGGCACTGGCGCTGATTGACGTTCAGATGCCAGGACTGAACGGCTTCGAACTTGCCGAACTTATGCGAGGCAATGAGCGGACACGGCGGGTTCCGATCATTTTCGTGACTGCCGGTACCCATACAGCCGAGCGGCGGTTCCAGGGATATGAAGCGGGCGCCGTCGACTTTATTCAAAAACCGATCGAGCCGGATATTCTGCGCAGCAAGGCAGAGATTTTTGCAGAGCTCTATCGTCAGCGTAAAATGATTTCCGAACAGCGCGACCTTCTCGAGGCACAGACTCGCGCGCTTCAGCTCGCCGACAAGCGTAAGAACGAGTTCATCGGCGTTCTCGTCCATGAACTGCGCAACCCACTTGCCGCTCTCAATGGCGGGCTGAAGCTTCTTTCGAGAAAGCCGGATGCTGGCAAGGTGGAGCAGATCCATGGCCTCATGCACCAACAGATGGACCACATCATCAGGCTCGTTGACGACCTGCTCGATGTGTCACGGATAACGCAGGGCAAAATCAATCTCGTAAAGTCTGACTTTGACTTGAGAGATGCCATTCACTCCGCGCTGGATATGACAAAAGAGGCAATCGAGGAGCGAAACCATGCTTTGTCCATCAACGTTCCGGATCAGCCGTGCATGATGTTCGCTGACAAGGTTCGGCTGACGCAGTGCGTTTCAAACCTCGTGAACAATGCCGCAAAATACACGCCGATGGGCGGTCAGATTGAGGTAGCGCTGGAATTACTTCCGCGCACCTATCGCATCAGCGTCACTGACAATGGTCTCGGCCTCAGTGCCGAGGCCGCTGGCGCAATTTTCAGGATGTTCGAGCAAGTCGAAGAGCATCGGAATCATGCTCATGGGGGACTTGGGATCGGCCTCGCCCTCGTCAAACAACTCATGGAGTTACACGGCGGCGATGTTTCGGTATGGAGTGATGGTCCGGGGTTGGGCAGCGTTTTCACGCTTGAGCTACCGATACAGGCAGCGATAGCTCCATAG
- a CDS encoding chemotaxis protein CheB yields the protein MKDNPNGAIIIGASAGALEALSMILPPLPATYPYPIFVVVHLPPNKRSVLAAIFDLKCQLRAIEAEDKEPVEAGFIYFAPPNYHLSLEGRTHVALSSEEEVLFSRPSIDVAFESAADAWGSQLTAIVLTGANHDGSQGLSAVVRSGGTAIVQDPSEAFARAMPEAAIRACPSAQVLTLSKISTYLQNIENEH from the coding sequence GTGAAGGACAATCCGAACGGTGCGATCATCATCGGCGCCTCCGCTGGGGCGCTGGAAGCGCTGTCCATGATATTGCCGCCACTGCCTGCGACTTATCCGTATCCTATCTTCGTCGTGGTGCACTTACCGCCAAACAAACGCAGTGTGCTGGCCGCGATTTTTGACCTCAAATGTCAGCTTCGCGCGATCGAGGCGGAAGACAAGGAGCCCGTGGAAGCCGGGTTCATCTACTTCGCGCCCCCTAATTATCATTTGTCGCTCGAGGGGCGAACGCATGTCGCTTTATCCAGCGAGGAAGAGGTTCTCTTCTCGCGGCCATCGATCGACGTGGCATTCGAGAGCGCGGCAGACGCCTGGGGCAGCCAACTGACAGCTATTGTCCTGACGGGCGCCAATCATGACGGTTCCCAAGGCCTTTCGGCCGTCGTTCGTTCTGGCGGAACGGCAATCGTTCAGGATCCGTCCGAGGCTTTCGCTCGGGCCATGCCCGAAGCTGCCATCCGCGCATGCCCAAGCGCTCAAGTTTTGACCTTGTCGAAGATTTCAACCTATTTGCAGAACATCGAAAATGAACACTGA
- a CDS encoding response regulator, with the protein MEKVTRHQLRKNRPRPEQSIDAVILSLTKKGWISMVNILIVEDQWLLSSAVEEAVLSLGHEAIGTATTAKEAYELADKAQVAFVDVNLIDGATGPEIGRRLAADGVTVVFMTGNPEQLGSGVDGALGVISKPVMDLELVETIQFATDHHAGRDCIAPKRFIAFH; encoded by the coding sequence TTGGAAAAGGTCACACGTCACCAGCTGCGCAAAAATCGCCCAAGGCCGGAACAAAGTATTGACGCAGTGATTTTGTCGCTCACGAAGAAAGGTTGGATAAGCATGGTGAATATTCTGATCGTCGAAGACCAGTGGCTGTTATCGAGCGCGGTCGAAGAGGCAGTGTTGTCGCTTGGGCATGAGGCCATCGGGACGGCAACCACGGCAAAGGAAGCGTACGAGCTTGCCGACAAGGCTCAAGTTGCATTTGTCGATGTCAATCTCATCGATGGTGCGACCGGACCGGAAATCGGCCGACGCCTGGCGGCAGACGGCGTCACCGTCGTCTTCATGACCGGCAACCCGGAACAGCTTGGCTCAGGCGTCGATGGCGCCCTCGGGGTGATCTCAAAGCCGGTGATGGACCTTGAATTGGTCGAGACGATCCAGTTCGCAACGGATCATCACGCCGGGCGGGACTGTATCGCTCCTAAGCGGTTTATTGCGTTTCATTGA
- a CDS encoding YsnF/AvaK domain-containing protein has protein sequence MTKPDEKLSLIEEQLVIDKRAVRDGSVRVSTKTEFVTEAAEARLDSENVEVTRVAIGREVSEAPAVRTDGDVTIVPVMEEVLVVEKRLMLVEEIHIRRVATTEDVSIPVELRKQRASIERDDP, from the coding sequence ATGACCAAGCCTGACGAGAAACTCTCGCTGATCGAAGAACAGCTTGTCATCGACAAGCGCGCCGTGCGCGACGGCAGCGTCCGCGTCAGCACCAAAACCGAGTTTGTTACAGAAGCAGCGGAGGCACGCCTCGACAGCGAGAATGTCGAGGTCACGCGTGTGGCAATCGGACGTGAAGTGTCAGAAGCGCCGGCCGTTCGCACGGACGGTGACGTGACCATCGTGCCTGTGATGGAGGAGGTTCTCGTTGTCGAGAAGCGTCTGATGCTGGTCGAAGAGATCCACATCCGCCGCGTCGCCACCACCGAGGACGTTTCCATTCCGGTCGAACTGCGCAAGCAACGTGCCAGCATCGAGCGCGACGACCCCTGA